One genomic segment of Stenotrophomonas sp. 704A1 includes these proteins:
- a CDS encoding alpha/beta hydrolase yields the protein MNAFTLSTALLLALSPLSSSAQDARTAAGHTVTLTQAWDKVFPRSDQVEHRKVTFRNRYGIILAADLYQPKNANGKLAAIAVSGPFGAVKEQSSGLYAQTMAERGFVTLAFDPSYTGESGGEPRNVASPDINTEDFSAAVDFLGLLPIVDRERIGIIGICGWGGMALNAAAVDMRIKAVVTSTMYDMTRVMSKGYNDTVTPAQRTRTLQQLGQQRWQDAAQGAPAYGPPMNALKGGEAQFLVDYHDYYRTPRGFHPRSVNSNGSWTVTNPLSFMNMPLLTYIGEISPRPILFIHGGKAHSRYFSETAYAAAGQPKELMIIPGASHTDLYDRTGVIPFDRLTAFFEKNLAAD from the coding sequence ATGAATGCCTTCACCCTGTCCACCGCCCTGCTGTTGGCCCTGTCACCCCTGTCCAGCAGTGCACAGGATGCCCGTACCGCAGCAGGACACACCGTGACGTTGACCCAGGCCTGGGACAAGGTATTTCCCAGGAGTGACCAGGTCGAACACCGCAAAGTGACCTTCAGGAACCGCTACGGCATCATCCTGGCAGCGGACCTGTATCAACCGAAGAATGCCAACGGCAAGCTGGCTGCCATCGCCGTCAGCGGTCCCTTCGGTGCGGTGAAGGAGCAGTCGTCCGGCCTGTACGCGCAGACAATGGCTGAACGTGGCTTCGTCACTCTCGCGTTCGATCCTTCCTACACCGGCGAAAGCGGCGGCGAACCGCGCAATGTCGCCTCGCCGGACATCAATACCGAGGACTTCAGCGCTGCCGTCGATTTCCTCGGCCTGCTGCCCATCGTCGATCGCGAGCGCATCGGCATCATCGGCATCTGCGGCTGGGGCGGCATGGCGTTGAACGCGGCCGCCGTCGACATGCGTATCAAGGCCGTGGTCACCAGCACCATGTATGACATGACCCGCGTCATGTCCAAGGGATACAACGACACTGTTACTCCTGCGCAGCGTACGCGCACCCTGCAGCAGCTGGGCCAGCAACGTTGGCAGGATGCTGCCCAGGGAGCGCCGGCCTATGGCCCGCCAATGAACGCGCTCAAGGGCGGCGAGGCGCAGTTCCTGGTGGACTACCACGACTACTACAGGACGCCGCGCGGATTCCATCCGCGCTCGGTCAACTCCAACGGGTCGTGGACCGTGACCAACCCGCTGTCCTTCATGAACATGCCGCTGCTGACCTACATCGGCGAAATCTCGCCACGTCCGATCCTGTTCATCCACGGCGGGAAGGCGCACTCGCGCTACTTCAGCGAAACCGCGTATGCGGCAGCTGGGCAGCCCAAGGAACTGATGATCATTCCCGGCGCCAGCCACACCGATCTGTACGACCGTACGGGGGTGATCCCGTTCGACAGGTTGACAGCCTTCTTCGAGAAGAACCTGGCGGCGGACTGA
- a CDS encoding RNA polymerase sigma factor codes for MFEDHAPLLRGFFVRRGARQDAEDLVQETYLRLLRAHEGKGEPIANPEAYLFTVAQNLAREQAARRRWSTLSIEEIEGPGQSLASGECVEDAAEREQRRQRLQALLGTLPEHTRAVLVMQYRDGLSYKQIAERMGVSPHMVKKHVVRGLSVCRRAMTEPAGRS; via the coding sequence ATGTTCGAGGACCACGCGCCGCTGCTGCGCGGCTTCTTCGTGCGGCGCGGTGCGCGGCAGGACGCCGAGGACCTGGTGCAGGAAACCTATCTGCGCTTGCTGCGTGCGCATGAAGGCAAGGGCGAGCCGATCGCCAACCCGGAAGCGTACCTGTTCACTGTCGCCCAGAATCTGGCACGCGAGCAGGCCGCGCGCCGGCGCTGGTCGACGCTGTCCATCGAAGAGATCGAAGGCCCGGGCCAAAGCCTGGCCAGCGGGGAATGCGTGGAAGATGCCGCCGAACGCGAACAGCGCCGCCAGCGCCTGCAGGCGTTGCTGGGAACCCTTCCCGAGCACACCCGGGCGGTGCTGGTCATGCAGTACCGCGATGGATTGAGCTACAAGCAGATCGCCGAACGCATGGGCGTCTCACCGCACATGGTGAAGAAGCATGTGGTACGCGGGCTGTCGGTATGCCGGCGGGCGATGACCGAACCGGCGGGGAGGTCGTGA
- a CDS encoding FecR family protein, whose amino-acid sequence MSVAIEHPSALTRAAAHWHALQREGDLSPSQQRAFMQWLLVSPDHLREYMAISEVAGALAEALRGMPDDLDALLSAPAPSRHDDDNVVRLSPRPAAAARERTARPARGLPRIAVAAVLMLAVGVATTVAWPRTGHYVAAHGTPRQITLSDSTVVRLDAESEISVRMTLLGRRVELERGQASFAVAKDRRPFAVHAAGLQVTDIGTTFDVSLLREQARIGVSEGRVHVRGDGGRGRMLADLGAGQAAQVDYRDQRVRIRDEDAVSMTAWWSGRVIFRDEALRDVADRFNRRNAQRLHVSDDAGALRLTGNLRADDVASLRAFLDQQPTLVTQADADGIHVRLRAGSPPAL is encoded by the coding sequence GTGAGCGTGGCCATTGAACACCCGTCGGCGCTGACCCGGGCCGCCGCGCACTGGCATGCGCTGCAGCGCGAAGGCGATCTCAGCCCCTCGCAGCAGCGCGCTTTCATGCAGTGGCTGCTGGTGTCCCCCGACCATCTGCGGGAGTACATGGCGATCAGCGAGGTGGCCGGCGCGCTGGCCGAGGCGCTGCGCGGCATGCCCGATGACCTGGACGCGCTGCTGAGCGCGCCTGCGCCGTCCCGCCACGACGACGACAACGTGGTGCGGTTGTCGCCACGGCCCGCCGCTGCAGCCCGGGAACGCACGGCGCGGCCGGCGCGCGGGCTGCCGCGCATCGCGGTGGCGGCGGTGCTGATGCTGGCCGTCGGGGTGGCCACCACCGTTGCCTGGCCGCGTACCGGGCACTACGTGGCCGCACATGGCACGCCACGCCAGATCACCCTGTCCGACAGCACGGTCGTGCGCCTGGACGCGGAAAGCGAGATATCGGTGCGCATGACCCTGCTGGGGCGGCGCGTCGAGCTCGAACGTGGCCAGGCCAGCTTCGCCGTGGCCAAGGACCGGCGCCCCTTCGCGGTGCATGCTGCAGGCCTGCAGGTCACCGACATCGGCACCACGTTCGATGTCTCGCTGCTGCGCGAGCAGGCGCGCATCGGGGTGAGCGAGGGCCGCGTGCATGTGCGTGGCGATGGCGGTCGCGGCCGCATGCTGGCCGACCTTGGCGCAGGCCAGGCCGCGCAGGTCGATTACCGTGACCAGCGCGTGCGCATCCGCGACGAGGATGCGGTCAGCATGACCGCGTGGTGGTCCGGGCGGGTGATCTTCCGTGACGAAGCGCTGCGCGACGTGGCCGACCGCTTCAACCGGCGCAACGCGCAGCGCCTGCATGTCAGCGACGACGCCGGCGCGCTGCGCCTGACCGGCAACCTGCGCGCCGATGACGTGGCATCGCTGCGCGCGTTCCTGGACCAGCAGCCGACGCTGGTCACGCAGGCCGATGCGGACGGGATCCATGTGCGGCTGCGTGCCGGGTCGCCGCCGGCGCTGTAA
- a CDS encoding SDR family oxidoreductase, protein MKIVVIGGTGRIGRGVVQRLAAAGHEAIAAAPSTGVDVLSGEGLAAVMSQAEVVVDLSNPPSFEDQDVLSFFQTAGHNLLALAKEQRVRHHVVLSVVGTDRLSSSAYFRGKIAQERLVRESGVPYTIIHSTQFFEFIPSIVQSAGDAQRIRLPMAMVQPIASEDVAEAVARIALQPPAYGLVEIAGPDRTPLLNLVQRFLRATGDTRPVAEDSQARYFGARLAEDTLVPVGRAWLGKHAFESWLTTRAAVHASSA, encoded by the coding sequence ATGAAGATCGTGGTCATCGGAGGCACCGGAAGAATCGGTCGCGGAGTGGTGCAACGGCTGGCAGCGGCTGGCCACGAGGCCATTGCTGCAGCCCCGTCCACCGGAGTCGATGTGCTCAGCGGGGAGGGCCTGGCCGCTGTCATGTCCCAGGCTGAAGTGGTCGTCGACCTGAGCAACCCGCCTTCGTTCGAAGACCAGGACGTGCTGTCGTTCTTCCAGACGGCCGGCCACAACCTGCTGGCATTGGCGAAAGAGCAGCGCGTCCGGCACCACGTGGTGCTGTCCGTGGTCGGCACGGACCGGCTGAGTTCGAGCGCCTACTTCAGGGGCAAGATCGCGCAGGAACGCCTGGTCAGGGAATCCGGGGTTCCGTACACGATCATCCACTCGACCCAGTTCTTCGAGTTCATCCCCAGCATTGTCCAGTCTGCCGGCGATGCACAGCGCATTCGCCTGCCGATGGCGATGGTGCAGCCGATCGCAAGCGAGGATGTTGCCGAGGCGGTCGCGCGCATCGCGCTGCAGCCACCGGCCTATGGCCTGGTGGAGATCGCTGGCCCCGACCGCACGCCCCTGTTGAATCTGGTGCAGCGATTCCTGCGCGCCACCGGGGATACCCGCCCCGTGGCCGAGGACAGCCAGGCCCGCTACTTCGGCGCGCGGCTGGCCGAGGATACACTCGTGCCCGTGGGGCGTGCCTGGCTGGGGAAGCATGCCTTTGAAAGCTGGCTGACCACCCGCGCCGCAGTGCATGCATCGTCGGCCTGA
- a CDS encoding LysR family transcriptional regulator — protein MARSNLNDLLAFIAVAREGSFTRAAARLSVTQSAVSQAVSGLEARMQIRLLTRTTRSVAPTPAGERLLRAIGHRFDEIEAELDAITELRDKPAGTVRITSGDHVLRTTLLPRLTPLMQQYPDIHIEFDVSYGLRDIVADRFDAGVRMGEEIDRDMVAVPIGPRLRMAAVASPAYWETHPPPKTPRDLVGHRCINIRFPTHGGLYVWEFERAGRQQNVRVEGQVTFNASHHIVAAARDGLGVAFLPEDEFAPHLESGELVRVLARWCPPFPGYHLYYPSRKQPSPAFRLVVDALRV, from the coding sequence ATGGCCAGGAGCAACCTCAACGATCTGCTTGCCTTCATCGCCGTGGCGCGCGAGGGCAGCTTCACGCGCGCAGCGGCGCGTTTGAGCGTCACCCAGTCAGCCGTCAGCCAGGCGGTGAGCGGGCTGGAAGCGCGGATGCAGATCCGGCTGCTGACCCGCACCACACGCAGTGTGGCGCCGACACCGGCCGGCGAGCGCCTGCTGCGCGCGATCGGGCACCGCTTCGACGAAATCGAGGCTGAACTGGATGCCATCACCGAATTGCGGGACAAGCCCGCAGGCACGGTGCGCATCACCAGCGGCGATCACGTGCTGCGCACAACGTTGCTGCCACGGCTCACGCCGTTGATGCAGCAGTACCCGGACATCCACATCGAGTTCGATGTTTCCTATGGCCTGCGCGATATCGTGGCCGATCGTTTCGACGCTGGCGTACGCATGGGTGAAGAGATCGACAGAGACATGGTCGCTGTGCCGATCGGGCCCCGGCTGCGCATGGCGGCGGTGGCCTCACCGGCCTATTGGGAAACGCATCCGCCGCCGAAGACCCCCCGGGACCTGGTCGGGCACCGCTGCATCAACATCCGCTTTCCCACCCACGGCGGACTCTACGTCTGGGAGTTCGAGCGCGCGGGCCGGCAACAGAACGTCCGCGTGGAAGGACAGGTCACCTTCAATGCCAGCCACCACATCGTCGCGGCCGCACGCGATGGACTGGGTGTTGCCTTCCTGCCCGAGGACGAGTTCGCGCCCCATCTCGAATCGGGCGAGCTGGTGCGGGTGCTGGCGCGCTGGTGCCCGCCGTTCCCGGGCTATCACCTGTATTACCCCAGCCGGAAGCAGCCCTCGCCCGCATTCCGGCTGGTGGTTGACGCGCTGCGTGTGTGA
- a CDS encoding LysR family transcriptional regulator: protein MTALQPHSSNRDGRDSLGTSFSTSYAGVLAFIAVAEEGSFGRAGDRLGIGRSAVSRAVQKLECQLGVRLFLRTTRETTLTREGELFYEGCSPGVASILRALDGMRDLHDGPPRGHLRVSASHGFGRRIVAPLLSAFRNEFPDVSLELVLEDGVPNLVGDRVDVAFRDGLLEDSHVVAKHLVPMQRVVCASRDYQRANGVPLTVEQLADHVCIGMRTADARLQRWEFRAAGRSVVATPQTTLVFDDPELVFRAVLEGHGIAQLPSYQVGDALRDGTMVTCLDGFAPLDQGHYLCYLSRHQLPKRIRAFVDFSTRYVRELDLDVISHWQAAQSANASGAALAAATA, encoded by the coding sequence ATGACCGCACTGCAGCCGCACTCTTCGAATCGTGACGGACGGGATTCGCTCGGCACCTCGTTCTCCACCAGCTACGCTGGCGTGCTGGCCTTCATCGCAGTTGCCGAGGAGGGCAGCTTCGGGCGGGCGGGCGATCGGCTGGGCATCGGCCGCTCGGCGGTCAGCCGGGCCGTACAGAAGCTCGAGTGCCAGCTGGGCGTCCGCCTGTTCCTGCGGACGACCCGCGAAACCACGCTGACCCGGGAAGGTGAACTGTTCTATGAAGGGTGCAGCCCGGGCGTGGCCAGCATTCTCCGGGCACTGGACGGCATGCGCGACCTGCACGACGGGCCGCCGCGCGGGCACCTGCGGGTCAGCGCGTCGCATGGGTTCGGCCGCAGGATCGTCGCACCGCTGCTGTCCGCGTTCCGCAACGAGTTCCCGGACGTATCGCTGGAGCTGGTGCTGGAGGACGGGGTCCCCAACCTGGTGGGTGACCGGGTCGACGTCGCGTTCCGCGACGGCCTGCTGGAGGACAGTCATGTCGTCGCCAAGCATCTGGTGCCGATGCAACGGGTGGTCTGCGCTTCGCGGGACTACCAGCGTGCGAACGGGGTTCCGCTGACCGTAGAGCAGCTGGCTGACCATGTGTGCATCGGCATGCGCACGGCCGATGCCCGGCTGCAGCGATGGGAGTTCCGCGCAGCCGGGCGTTCCGTGGTGGCAACGCCGCAGACCACGCTGGTCTTCGATGATCCCGAGCTGGTCTTCCGCGCGGTGCTGGAGGGGCACGGCATCGCCCAGCTGCCGAGCTACCAGGTGGGGGACGCGCTGCGCGACGGGACGATGGTGACCTGCCTGGATGGATTCGCCCCCCTCGACCAGGGGCACTATCTCTGCTACCTGAGCCGCCACCAGCTGCCGAAGCGGATCCGCGCTTTCGTGGATTTCAGTACGCGCTACGTCAGGGAACTCGACCTGGATGTCATCTCGCACTGGCAGGCCGCGCAATCGGCCAATGCGTCCGGTGCGGCCCTGGCTGCAGCGACGGCGTGA
- a CDS encoding MBL fold metallo-hydrolase, with amino-acid sequence MNQQQYTQATTPVPPDEVVPSRYAVKVGDIEAIVISDGVLSPPSESMSTNASAEDRNAWLDGMFLDHDVFDWALNTLVVRSGNQTILVDTGIGLQVPDFTRAGRFGQRLHAAGIDLAEVTDVVLTHMHFDHVGGLLIDGVKERVRPDLKIHASSMEAAFWKDPDFTRTGMPPELARIARDAARQFLERYGSMLQLFDQETTIAPGVTAARTGGHTPGHSVVRLQSKGERLMFAGDAIFPVSFDHPEWHNGFEHDPEEATRVRLELLRELVDTRAWLTATHMPFPSLGRVAAAGELFRWVPAWWDY; translated from the coding sequence GTGAATCAGCAGCAGTACACCCAGGCCACCACACCCGTGCCACCCGACGAAGTGGTCCCGTCACGCTATGCAGTCAAGGTCGGCGACATCGAGGCCATCGTGATCAGCGATGGCGTGCTGTCCCCGCCTTCCGAATCCATGTCGACCAACGCATCAGCGGAAGACCGGAACGCATGGCTGGACGGGATGTTCCTCGATCATGACGTCTTTGATTGGGCACTGAACACGCTGGTGGTCCGCAGCGGAAACCAGACGATCCTGGTCGATACCGGGATCGGGCTGCAGGTGCCGGACTTCACCCGCGCCGGTCGGTTCGGCCAGCGGTTGCACGCCGCGGGGATCGACCTGGCCGAGGTCACGGATGTGGTACTGACCCACATGCACTTCGACCATGTCGGCGGCCTGCTCATCGACGGGGTGAAGGAACGGGTGCGCCCCGACCTGAAGATCCATGCCTCCTCGATGGAGGCTGCGTTCTGGAAAGATCCCGATTTCACACGCACGGGAATGCCCCCGGAGCTGGCACGGATCGCGCGCGATGCCGCGCGTCAGTTCCTGGAACGGTACGGCAGCATGCTGCAGCTGTTCGATCAGGAGACCACCATTGCGCCGGGTGTCACTGCCGCGCGGACCGGCGGCCACACGCCCGGGCACAGCGTGGTGCGGCTGCAGTCCAAGGGCGAGCGCCTGATGTTTGCCGGCGATGCCATCTTCCCGGTGTCCTTCGATCATCCGGAATGGCACAACGGCTTTGAACACGACCCTGAAGAGGCAACCCGGGTCAGGCTCGAGCTGCTGAGGGAGCTGGTCGACACCCGGGCCTGGCTCACCGCCACGCACATGCCCTTCCCTTCGCTCGGGCGGGTGGCTGCAGCGGGCGAACTGTTCCGCTGGGTCCCAGCCTGGTGGGACTACTAG
- a CDS encoding TonB-dependent receptor codes for MRRTLFLSIALALQVTATAGAHAAEPARIASEAIASQPLDGALNALSRQTGLQFVYNAQAAGNPRTAGVPAGLSADAALGRLLAGTGLRYRYLNATTVTIEAQDAVAPASTSTLATPGPVVGAVAASAQAGAAAPGAQAANLETIQVTGSYSRSLEQAVDIKRATVGFSDSIVATDVADFPEQNLAEALQRVPGVTIERNKGLGTKVNVRGLPSEYTHVSINDLATASGSGGRDVEFDMFASEIIQQVTVQKSPTAADEEGGIAGSVKISTARPFDYNERKLVFSAEGAHNSISEEVDPRFAFLAADTWGDWGALVSYSQSKRTNRTDSTSGINFRPSSRFLTASGTRGTQAQSVLRRDAGVNITNRNDAEQTNRVVFQDKVGDRVYLNEQDKWGATGSLQYKPSSNFSLTFDAMVGGYDSTEDEYDAAAYSASSRSTFDTIHSYDASTLSEYGMVVLRDVSYTATQHEMLSKERINKTDYSQYSLAMDWKGDRWYVDALVGYSGAEKTSDFSNLKHVAYAPSRTRWTGASGETIPTAAAGSFDMYNDPGRYMFEAYETTLEKVKDDKYAAQVNVTRLLEMAFLPALHTVRFGARYTDRSKERQYGELKITGPSAGSAAWVNTRTMADSPLQYIDDIVPGGSYSNKGLAWQQISNDYARSAFRYAGFQTPFDPGQFYQVDEKVMSFYAMADFAFDVGSVPFTVNAGARYVDTKVDSFGYHPIQLPNGSTGYTDTPVSKDGSYDDLLPSFNMTAELSHGLLLRAAASKVMMRPALTDIAYKRTASWSSYRFTDGNPELKPTYAKQWEIGLEKYLDNGALFAASYFRKNIDGVVINSLTGVVQDVAVYNANGSLNGIYDFDVYQPVNAKGAYEVDGIELVAQLPLNMFTPWLDGFGINANYTMLDSSLAGESDLGIRTPMPGLSEKTWNFTAYYENERFDARVSYNHKDEYVESIGYNLYPIWRDAYGQMDVSIGYRITDNIKISLKGINLTNERTSGYTMDPSFPTMDETSGRRISLGLRADF; via the coding sequence ATGCGCCGCACACTGTTCCTTTCCATCGCCCTTGCACTGCAGGTCACCGCCACGGCCGGCGCCCACGCCGCAGAACCGGCCCGCATCGCCAGCGAGGCGATCGCTTCGCAGCCGCTGGACGGGGCGCTCAACGCGCTGTCGCGCCAGACCGGTCTGCAGTTCGTCTACAACGCGCAGGCTGCCGGCAATCCGCGCACCGCGGGCGTACCGGCCGGGCTGAGCGCGGACGCGGCGCTCGGCCGCCTGCTGGCCGGAACCGGCCTGCGCTACCGCTATCTCAACGCCACCACGGTGACCATCGAAGCGCAGGACGCGGTTGCACCGGCATCGACCTCGACGCTGGCAACGCCAGGTCCGGTGGTCGGCGCGGTCGCGGCCTCGGCGCAGGCAGGGGCGGCGGCGCCCGGCGCGCAGGCGGCCAATCTGGAGACCATCCAGGTCACCGGCAGCTACAGCCGCAGCCTGGAACAGGCGGTGGACATCAAGCGCGCCACCGTGGGCTTTTCCGATTCGATCGTCGCCACTGACGTGGCCGACTTTCCCGAACAGAATCTCGCAGAAGCGCTGCAGCGCGTGCCGGGCGTGACCATCGAACGCAACAAGGGCCTGGGTACCAAAGTCAACGTGCGCGGCCTGCCTTCGGAGTACACCCACGTCTCGATCAACGACCTGGCCACCGCTTCGGGCAGCGGCGGGCGCGATGTGGAATTCGACATGTTCGCCTCGGAGATCATCCAGCAGGTGACCGTGCAGAAGTCGCCCACGGCCGCGGACGAGGAGGGCGGCATTGCCGGCTCGGTGAAGATCTCCACCGCGCGCCCGTTCGACTACAACGAACGCAAGCTGGTGTTCTCCGCCGAGGGCGCGCACAACAGCATTTCCGAGGAAGTGGATCCGCGTTTTGCCTTCCTCGCGGCCGATACCTGGGGTGACTGGGGCGCGCTGGTCTCGTACTCGCAGTCCAAGCGCACCAACCGGACCGACTCCACTTCGGGCATCAACTTCCGCCCGTCGTCACGCTTCCTCACGGCCTCGGGTACCCGCGGCACCCAGGCGCAGTCGGTGCTGCGCCGCGACGCAGGCGTCAACATCACCAACCGCAACGATGCCGAGCAGACCAACCGGGTCGTGTTCCAGGACAAGGTCGGCGACCGCGTCTACCTCAACGAGCAGGACAAGTGGGGCGCGACCGGATCGCTGCAGTACAAGCCGAGCAGCAATTTCAGCCTGACCTTCGACGCGATGGTCGGTGGCTATGACAGCACCGAGGACGAGTACGACGCAGCTGCCTATTCCGCCTCCAGCCGCAGCACCTTCGACACCATCCACTCGTATGACGCCAGCACCCTGTCCGAGTACGGCATGGTGGTGCTGCGTGATGTGTCCTACACCGCCACCCAGCACGAGATGCTGAGCAAGGAGCGGATCAACAAGACCGACTACAGTCAGTACAGCCTGGCCATGGACTGGAAGGGCGACCGCTGGTACGTGGATGCGCTGGTGGGGTACTCCGGCGCGGAGAAGACCTCGGATTTCTCCAACCTCAAGCACGTGGCCTATGCGCCGTCGCGTACCCGCTGGACCGGCGCCAGTGGTGAAACCATTCCCACCGCCGCCGCCGGCAGCTTCGACATGTACAACGATCCAGGCCGCTATATGTTCGAGGCCTACGAGACCACGCTGGAGAAGGTGAAGGATGACAAGTACGCCGCCCAGGTCAATGTCACCCGCCTGCTGGAGATGGCCTTCCTGCCCGCGCTGCACACGGTCCGGTTCGGCGCCCGGTACACCGACCGTTCCAAGGAACGCCAGTACGGTGAACTGAAGATCACCGGGCCGAGCGCCGGCAGTGCGGCCTGGGTCAATACCCGCACGATGGCCGACAGCCCGCTGCAGTACATCGACGACATCGTCCCCGGCGGCAGCTACTCCAACAAGGGGCTGGCCTGGCAGCAGATCTCCAACGACTATGCCCGCAGCGCATTCCGTTACGCGGGCTTCCAGACCCCGTTCGACCCGGGCCAGTTCTACCAGGTCGATGAAAAGGTGATGAGTTTTTACGCGATGGCCGACTTCGCCTTCGATGTCGGCAGCGTGCCCTTCACCGTCAACGCCGGCGCACGCTACGTGGATACGAAGGTCGATTCGTTCGGCTACCACCCGATCCAGCTGCCCAACGGCAGCACGGGCTACACCGACACCCCGGTGTCGAAGGACGGCAGCTATGACGATCTGCTGCCCAGCTTCAACATGACCGCCGAGCTGTCGCACGGCCTGCTGCTGCGTGCGGCAGCGTCCAAGGTGATGATGCGCCCGGCGCTGACCGACATTGCCTACAAGCGCACCGCCAGCTGGAGCTCCTACCGATTCACCGACGGCAATCCCGAGCTGAAGCCGACCTATGCCAAGCAGTGGGAAATCGGCCTGGAGAAGTACCTGGACAACGGTGCGCTGTTCGCCGCCAGCTACTTCCGCAAGAACATCGACGGCGTGGTGATCAACTCGCTGACCGGCGTGGTCCAGGATGTGGCGGTGTACAACGCCAACGGCAGCCTCAATGGCATCTATGATTTCGACGTGTACCAGCCGGTCAATGCCAAGGGCGCCTATGAGGTCGATGGCATCGAACTGGTGGCGCAGCTGCCGCTGAACATGTTCACGCCGTGGCTGGACGGGTTCGGCATCAATGCCAACTACACGATGCTGGACAGCTCGCTGGCCGGCGAATCCGACCTGGGCATCCGCACCCCGATGCCGGGCTTGTCGGAGAAGACCTGGAACTTCACCGCGTACTACGAGAATGAGCGCTTCGACGCGCGCGTGTCCTACAACCACAAGGACGAGTACGTCGAATCGATCGGCTACAACCTGTACCCGATCTGGCGCGATGCCTATGGCCAGATGGATGTGTCGATCGGCTACCGCATCACCGACAACATCAAGATCAGCCTGAAGGGCATCAACCTCACCAACGAGCGGACCAGCGGCTACACCATGGACCCGTCCTTCCCGACCATGGATGAGACCTCCGGCCGTCGCATCAGCCTGGGCCTGCGCGCGGACTTCTAG
- a CDS encoding CHAD domain-containing protein, with protein MPAVAAGPIISKRAQRECQQALQQLSLLADPHAAIHSVRKHIRKLRSLLALVRNPEFDLQDLDATLRRLGVSLSDARDAHVVVEAAQRLQQLHPAPGWAAVIDLLSARRDRILDQLLRRDPGLQRRAMTLRRVARQLQDQPWHALRRRDVRAGLERTRRRVRKAAARAGDAGANDVEGVHRWRRRARRLRMQLELLKDMKLRPGGSREGAERGKAARSLHHLSDRLGDMQDLRLLRNLVRAMPACSGKAVVLQLIDTARRPLPVDAGAGTGA; from the coding sequence ATGCCAGCCGTTGCTGCAGGGCCGATCATCAGCAAGCGCGCGCAGCGTGAGTGCCAGCAGGCACTCCAGCAGCTTTCGCTGCTCGCCGATCCGCATGCCGCGATCCATTCCGTCCGCAAGCACATCAGGAAGCTGCGTTCGCTGCTGGCGCTGGTGCGCAATCCCGAGTTCGATCTGCAGGACCTGGATGCCACGCTGCGCCGCCTGGGCGTCAGCCTGTCCGATGCACGCGATGCGCATGTCGTGGTGGAAGCGGCGCAGCGGCTGCAGCAGCTTCACCCGGCACCGGGCTGGGCGGCGGTGATCGACCTGCTCTCGGCCAGGCGTGACCGCATCCTCGATCAGCTGCTGCGGCGTGATCCCGGGCTGCAGCGCAGGGCCATGACCCTGCGGCGCGTCGCCCGGCAGCTGCAGGACCAGCCTTGGCACGCACTGCGCCGGCGCGACGTCCGCGCCGGGCTGGAGCGGACCCGGCGCCGGGTCCGCAAGGCCGCCGCCCGTGCGGGCGATGCGGGCGCCAACGACGTGGAAGGCGTGCACCGCTGGCGCCGCCGCGCGCGTCGGCTGCGCATGCAGCTGGAACTGCTCAAGGACATGAAGCTGCGCCCCGGAGGTTCCCGTGAAGGGGCGGAACGCGGCAAGGCCGCCCGATCGCTGCATCACCTCAGTGATCGACTGGGCGACATGCAGGATCTGCGGCTCCTGCGCAATCTGGTGCGGGCGATGCCCGCCTGCAGCGGCAAGGCGGTGGTGCTGCAGCTGATCGACACAGCGCGCCGCCCGCTGCCGGTCGACGCCGGCGCGGGGACCGGCGCCTGA
- a CDS encoding Ohr family peroxiredoxin: MTDLIPPPTSMLDRYKGDEQSPLYTGRVRVSGGEAQHGRASGEVRSSDGALQLDLRLPPELGGPGGGTNPEQLLAAGYAGCFHGAMVLLAKRSGMQLRDPVVEAAVTFARDPVDGFYMLTAEITVYLQGMDPILAGELVRNTERVCPYAKMFHGGIVHVVRVQVD, from the coding sequence ATGACTGACTTGATTCCGCCCCCGACCAGCATGCTCGACCGCTACAAGGGCGATGAACAATCCCCCCTCTACACCGGGCGTGTCCGGGTCTCAGGCGGGGAGGCACAGCACGGTCGCGCGTCCGGCGAAGTGCGCTCTTCCGACGGCGCACTGCAGCTGGATCTCAGGCTGCCGCCCGAGCTCGGCGGCCCGGGCGGCGGAACCAACCCGGAGCAGCTGCTGGCGGCGGGCTATGCCGGCTGCTTCCACGGCGCCATGGTCCTGCTGGCCAAGCGGTCGGGCATGCAACTGCGCGATCCGGTCGTGGAGGCGGCGGTGACGTTTGCACGCGACCCGGTGGATGGCTTCTACATGCTGACCGCCGAGATCACCGTCTACCTGCAGGGCATGGATCCGATCCTGGCCGGCGAGCTGGTGCGCAATACCGAGCGCGTCTGTCCCTACGCCAAGATGTTCCACGGCGGCATCGTGCACGTGGTCCGTGTGCAGGTCGACTGA